The Devosia sp. A16 genome includes a window with the following:
- a CDS encoding DUF2161 domain-containing phosphodiesterase: METTLYPPVKRFLEAAGYAVKGEIGGCDLVGLLEGEPPLLVVCELKQAFNLELLLQAVDRQSQSDEVWIAARLSPTGKGRERDRRFRDLCRRLGVGMLGVSASDHVEIIVSPIAPTPKKNTRKRNRLVEEHRRRKGDPTSGGSTRQPIMTAYRQQALACAAALQAGPLRPRDLKATTPIAARILLDNVYGWFDRIDRGVYGLTSAGEDALKRWPVDA, encoded by the coding sequence CTGGAAACCACCCTCTACCCGCCTGTGAAGCGCTTCCTCGAAGCCGCCGGCTACGCCGTCAAAGGTGAAATCGGCGGCTGCGACTTGGTCGGACTACTGGAGGGCGAGCCGCCGCTGCTGGTGGTTTGCGAACTCAAACAGGCCTTTAACCTCGAGTTGCTGCTGCAGGCGGTCGACCGGCAGTCGCAGAGCGACGAGGTGTGGATCGCCGCCCGCCTGTCCCCCACCGGCAAGGGCCGCGAGCGCGACCGCCGCTTCCGCGACCTCTGCCGCCGCCTCGGCGTCGGCATGCTCGGGGTCAGCGCCAGCGACCATGTCGAGATCATCGTCAGCCCCATTGCGCCGACACCGAAAAAGAACACCCGCAAACGCAACCGGCTGGTCGAGGAACATCGCCGCCGCAAGGGCGACCCGACCTCGGGCGGCAGCACGCGGCAGCCGATCATGACCGCCTATCGACAGCAGGCCCTCGCCTGCGCCGCGGCGCTGCAGGCGGGCCCGCTCCGGCCCCGCGACCTCAAGGCCACCACGCCGATCGCCGCCCGCATCCTGCTCGACAACGTCTATGGCTGGTTCGATCGGATCGATCGTGGCGTCTACGGGCTGACCAGCGCCGGCGAGGACGCGTTGAAGCGTTGGCCGGTGGACGCCTGA
- the carB gene encoding carbamoyl-phosphate synthase large subunit, with protein MPKRTDIKSILIIGAGPIIIGQACEFDYSGTQACKALKDEGYRIILVNSNPATIMTDPDLADATYVEPITPEIVAKIIEKERPDALLPTMGGQTALNCALSLKKMGILDKFNVEMIGADAEAIDKAEDRELFRDAMKKIGLETPRSMLAHNTIEALQALEVIGLPCIIRPSFTLGGTGGGIAYNKEEYLAIVESGIDASPTDEVLIEESVLGWKEYEMEVVRDRNDNCIIICSIENVDPMGVHTGDSITVAPALTLTDKEYQIMRDASIAVLREIGVETGGSNVQFAINPADGRMIVIEMNPRVSRSSALASKATGFPIAKVAARLAVGYTLDELENDITGGATPASFEPTIDYVVTKIPRFAFEKFPGADNRLTTSMKSVGEAMAIGRTFQESLQKALRSLETGLTGLNEIGIPGFVSGAPEDDNENAVFAAISTPTPQRLLHVAEAMRLGYSLDDIHDASKIDPWFLEQMHGLVETENKVREFGLPDTAGALRSLKAMGFSDRRLADLAGKQAKDVRALRRSLGVRPVYKRIDTSAAEFASPTAYMYSTYEAPFSGQPEDEARPSDKKKVVILGGGPNRIGQGIEFDYCCCHAAFALADAGYETIMVNCNPETVSTDYDTSDRLYFEPLTEEDVIEILETEKQNGTLHGVIVQFGGQTPLNLADAVEKAGVPILGTQPSSIDLAEDRDLFSKLISRLDLSQPKNGIAYSLEQARLVAERLGYPLVIRPSYVLGGRAMAIVHSPNEFERYVQDTLTGLVPPDILIRYPNDKTGQINSVLSDNPLLFDGYLSRAIEIDVDCLSDGKDVFVCGIMEHIEEAGIHSGDSACSLPPQHLSDEIITELKRQTRELALALNVGGLMNVQYALKDGTIYILEVNPRASRTVPFVAKVIGEPIAKIASRVMAGESLASFNLTEKKLNHVAVKEAVFPFNRFPGVDTVLGPEMKSTGEVIGLDTSYPIAFAKSQLGAGSKVPREGTVFVSVRDDDKPLILDFCRHLEHAGFKIVATSGTHKYLVENGIAATKVNKVLEGRPHIVDSMKNGGVQLVINTTDGAKSISDSRDIRRTALMGKIPYYTTIPGAVAAVEGIIAYREGNLQVRPLQSYFAA; from the coding sequence ATGCCAAAACGCACCGACATCAAATCGATCCTCATCATCGGTGCGGGTCCGATCATCATCGGACAGGCCTGCGAGTTCGACTATTCCGGCACCCAGGCGTGCAAGGCGCTCAAGGACGAGGGCTACCGGATCATCCTGGTCAACTCCAATCCGGCGACGATCATGACCGATCCCGATCTCGCCGATGCCACCTATGTCGAACCGATCACCCCCGAGATCGTCGCCAAGATCATCGAGAAGGAACGCCCCGACGCGCTGCTCCCCACCATGGGCGGCCAGACGGCACTCAACTGCGCGCTCAGCCTCAAGAAGATGGGCATCCTCGACAAGTTCAACGTCGAGATGATCGGCGCCGATGCCGAGGCCATCGACAAGGCCGAGGACCGCGAGCTGTTCCGTGACGCCATGAAGAAGATCGGGCTCGAGACGCCGCGCTCGATGCTCGCGCACAACACCATCGAGGCGCTGCAGGCGCTCGAGGTGATCGGCCTGCCCTGCATCATCCGCCCCAGCTTCACGCTCGGCGGCACCGGCGGCGGCATTGCCTACAACAAGGAAGAATACCTCGCCATCGTCGAAAGCGGCATCGATGCCTCACCCACCGACGAGGTGCTGATCGAAGAGTCCGTGCTCGGCTGGAAAGAGTACGAGATGGAGGTGGTGCGCGACCGCAACGACAACTGCATCATCATCTGCTCGATCGAGAACGTCGATCCGATGGGCGTCCATACCGGCGATTCCATCACCGTCGCGCCGGCGCTGACGCTGACCGACAAGGAATACCAAATCATGCGCGACGCCTCGATCGCCGTGCTGCGCGAGATCGGCGTCGAGACCGGCGGCTCGAACGTGCAGTTCGCCATCAACCCGGCCGATGGCCGGATGATCGTCATCGAAATGAACCCGCGCGTGTCGCGTTCGTCCGCCTTGGCGTCGAAGGCCACCGGCTTCCCGATCGCCAAGGTCGCCGCCCGCCTCGCCGTCGGCTACACGCTCGACGAGCTCGAGAACGACATTACCGGCGGCGCCACCCCGGCCTCGTTCGAGCCGACCATCGACTACGTCGTCACCAAGATCCCGCGCTTCGCCTTCGAGAAGTTCCCGGGCGCCGACAACCGCCTTACCACCTCGATGAAGTCGGTGGGTGAAGCCATGGCCATCGGCCGCACCTTCCAGGAATCGCTGCAGAAGGCGCTGCGCTCGCTTGAGACCGGGCTCACCGGCCTCAACGAGATCGGCATCCCCGGCTTCGTTTCCGGCGCGCCGGAAGACGACAACGAGAATGCGGTATTCGCCGCCATCTCCACCCCCACTCCGCAGCGCCTGCTGCATGTGGCTGAGGCCATGCGGCTCGGCTACAGCCTCGACGACATCCACGATGCGTCGAAGATCGATCCGTGGTTCCTCGAGCAGATGCACGGCCTGGTCGAGACCGAGAACAAGGTGCGCGAGTTCGGGCTGCCCGACACCGCCGGCGCGCTGCGCAGCCTCAAGGCCATGGGCTTTTCCGATCGCCGGCTCGCCGATCTCGCCGGCAAGCAGGCCAAGGATGTACGGGCACTGCGCCGCTCGCTGGGCGTCCGGCCGGTCTACAAGCGCATCGACACGTCCGCGGCCGAGTTCGCCTCGCCCACCGCCTATATGTACTCGACCTACGAAGCGCCGTTCAGCGGTCAGCCCGAAGACGAGGCGCGCCCCTCGGACAAGAAGAAGGTGGTGATCCTCGGTGGTGGCCCGAACCGCATCGGCCAGGGCATCGAGTTCGACTATTGCTGCTGCCATGCCGCCTTCGCGCTCGCCGACGCCGGCTACGAGACCATCATGGTCAACTGCAACCCGGAAACCGTCTCGACCGACTACGACACCTCCGATCGCCTCTATTTCGAGCCGCTCACCGAGGAAGACGTGATCGAAATCCTCGAGACCGAAAAACAGAACGGCACGCTGCACGGCGTCATCGTGCAGTTCGGCGGCCAGACCCCGCTGAATCTCGCCGATGCAGTGGAGAAGGCCGGCGTGCCGATCCTCGGCACCCAGCCCTCCTCGATCGACCTGGCCGAGGACCGCGATCTGTTTTCGAAGCTGATCAGCCGCCTCGACCTGAGCCAGCCCAAGAACGGCATCGCCTATTCGCTCGAACAGGCCCGCCTCGTCGCCGAGCGGCTCGGCTACCCGCTGGTGATCCGCCCGTCCTACGTGCTGGGCGGCCGCGCCATGGCGATCGTCCACTCGCCCAACGAGTTCGAGCGTTACGTGCAGGACACCCTCACCGGCCTCGTGCCGCCCGACATCCTGATCCGTTACCCCAACGACAAGACCGGCCAGATCAACTCGGTCCTCTCCGACAACCCGCTGCTGTTCGACGGCTACCTGAGCCGCGCCATCGAGATCGACGTCGATTGCCTCAGCGACGGCAAGGACGTGTTCGTCTGCGGCATCATGGAGCACATCGAGGAAGCCGGCATCCACTCGGGCGACTCGGCCTGTTCGCTGCCGCCGCAGCACCTGTCGGACGAGATCATCACCGAACTGAAGCGCCAGACCCGCGAACTGGCTCTGGCGCTCAATGTCGGTGGCCTGATGAACGTGCAGTATGCGCTCAAGGACGGCACCATCTACATTCTCGAAGTGAACCCGCGTGCTTCGCGCACGGTGCCGTTCGTCGCCAAGGTGATCGGCGAGCCGATTGCCAAGATCGCCTCGCGCGTCATGGCCGGCGAGAGCCTCGCAAGCTTCAACCTCACCGAGAAGAAACTCAACCACGTGGCGGTGAAGGAGGCAGTTTTCCCGTTCAACCGCTTCCCGGGCGTCGACACGGTGCTCGGCCCCGAGATGAAGTCGACCGGCGAAGTTATCGGGCTCGACACCAGCTACCCCATCGCCTTTGCCAAGTCGCAGCTCGGCGCCGGCTCCAAGGTGCCGCGCGAGGGCACGGTGTTCGTCTCCGTGCGCGATGACGACAAGCCGCTGATCCTCGATTTCTGCCGCCACCTCGAGCATGCCGGCTTCAAGATCGTCGCCACCTCCGGCACCCATAAGTACCTGGTGGAGAACGGCATCGCCGCGACCAAGGTCAACAAGGTGCTGGAAGGCCGTCCGCACATCGTCGACTCGATGAAAAACGGCGGCGTGCAACTGGTGATCAACACCACCGACGGCGCCAAATCGATCTCGGACAGCCGCGACATCCGTCGCACCGCGCTGATGGGCAAGATCCCCTACTACACCACCATCCCGGGTGCGGTAGCGGCGGTCGAGGGCATCATCGCCTATCGCGAGGGCAACCTGCAGGTCCGTCCGCTGCAGAGCTATTTCGCGGCCTGA
- a CDS encoding AAA family ATPase, with the protein MRKSPTTRLPAPYLKRLWVQQDASLPDVYPFNLPWLNASFELNFVAPVTIVVGENGTGKSTLVEAIAALCGYDEAGGGKGYRPSDHSAAVDRSGAQLADVLRAAWLPKVTAGWFFRAESFFSVARYLDQAAIAAAAPPPDFLSWSHGEGFVRFFEERMSRQGIYFLDEPESALSPKRQLELLRLLDAIQQSAGAQIIMATHSPILMAVPGASLLEITRGGLTKTELARTQHFRLYRDFISDPQDFIARAARR; encoded by the coding sequence ATGCGCAAATCGCCAACCACCCGGCTACCTGCCCCCTATCTCAAGCGGCTCTGGGTCCAGCAGGACGCCAGCCTGCCTGACGTATACCCGTTCAATCTGCCGTGGCTGAACGCCTCGTTCGAACTGAACTTCGTCGCGCCAGTTACCATCGTCGTTGGTGAAAACGGCACCGGCAAGTCCACCCTCGTCGAGGCCATTGCAGCGCTCTGCGGCTATGACGAAGCCGGTGGCGGCAAGGGCTATCGCCCCAGCGACCACTCCGCCGCAGTCGATCGCAGCGGTGCCCAACTCGCCGATGTGCTGCGCGCTGCCTGGCTGCCCAAGGTCACGGCGGGGTGGTTCTTCCGGGCCGAATCGTTCTTTTCGGTCGCCCGGTACCTCGATCAGGCCGCCATTGCTGCAGCCGCCCCGCCGCCCGACTTTTTGTCCTGGAGCCACGGCGAGGGCTTCGTGCGCTTCTTCGAGGAACGCATGTCCCGGCAGGGCATCTATTTTCTCGACGAGCCCGAAAGCGCGCTGTCGCCAAAACGGCAACTGGAGCTGCTGCGACTACTCGATGCGATCCAGCAATCGGCCGGCGCTCAGATCATCATGGCGACCCATTCGCCCATCCTGATGGCGGTGCCCGGAGCAAGCCTGCTGGAGATCACGCGCGGTGGGCTGACAAAGACCGAGCTGGCCAGAACGCAGCATTTCCGTCTCTACCGGGATTTCATCTCCGATCCCCAAGACTTCATCGCGCGCGCTGCAAGACGGTGA
- a CDS encoding nucleotidyltransferase domain-containing protein, with amino-acid sequence MDQSELIARVVDSFGGDPRITALFLSGSFGRGTADAHSDVDLLAIADPADHEGLAGDWRPALEAITPIVHYVRLPHALVLNAVTDDWLRIDLHIAIRDHLANAAQDSLKPLVDRHDLYATLRPETPEPARNPGRLGWMVGEFIRILGLTPVAIGRGEVELMTVGNGFLRRLLTDLLIMEVNPRIPGGMLHLSRVLDPGRMAVLASVPLPQLDSNSAIASNLALARTFMPRAKALCTTLGVEWPTAFEAATRRNLQRALPDRTIDW; translated from the coding sequence ATGGACCAGAGTGAACTGATCGCGCGGGTCGTCGACAGCTTTGGCGGCGATCCGCGCATCACGGCGCTGTTTCTCTCCGGCAGCTTCGGCCGGGGCACGGCAGATGCCCATAGCGACGTCGACCTGCTCGCCATCGCCGACCCCGCGGACCACGAGGGGCTCGCTGGCGACTGGCGCCCGGCGCTCGAGGCCATTACGCCGATCGTCCACTACGTCCGCCTGCCACACGCGCTGGTGCTCAATGCCGTCACCGACGACTGGCTGCGCATCGACCTCCACATCGCTATCCGCGACCACCTCGCCAACGCGGCGCAGGACAGCCTGAAGCCGCTGGTCGATCGCCACGACCTTTACGCCACGCTCCGTCCCGAAACGCCCGAGCCGGCACGCAATCCGGGCCGGCTGGGCTGGATGGTCGGCGAGTTCATCCGCATCCTGGGGCTGACGCCGGTCGCGATCGGGCGCGGCGAAGTCGAGCTGATGACCGTGGGCAACGGCTTTCTGCGACGACTACTCACCGATCTGCTGATCATGGAGGTCAACCCCCGGATTCCCGGTGGCATGCTGCACCTGAGCCGCGTGCTCGACCCCGGACGAATGGCGGTGCTCGCCTCGGTGCCTCTGCCCCAGCTCGACTCCAACTCCGCCATCGCGTCGAACCTGGCGCTCGCCCGCACCTTCATGCCGCGCGCCAAGGCGCTCTGCACCACGCTCGGGGTCGAATGGCCGACCGCCTTCGAAGCCGCGACCCGGCGCAACCTGCAGCGCGCCCTGCCGGACCGCACCATCGACTGGTAG
- the catB gene encoding type B chloramphenicol O-acetyltransferase, which produces MTNYFESPFKGIRLDEQVTNPNILVGRFSYYSGYYHGHSFDDCARFLMADRTDVDRLIIGSFCSIGSGAAFIMAGNQGHRHDWISTFPFHYMPEVAAFAGAADGYAPAGDTVIGNDVWIGSEAIIMPGVTVGHGALIGTRALVTRDVEPYTIVGGNPAKPIRRRFADAEIAMLLEMNWWDWTDEHLAGAMPLFTSNRIADLHAYWQSTVLTS; this is translated from the coding sequence ATGACCAATTATTTCGAAAGCCCGTTCAAGGGCATCCGGCTCGACGAGCAAGTGACCAACCCCAACATCCTGGTCGGTCGCTTCAGCTATTACTCAGGCTACTATCACGGCCACAGCTTCGACGACTGCGCCCGCTTCCTGATGGCCGATCGCACCGATGTCGATCGGTTGATCATCGGCAGCTTCTGCTCCATCGGCTCCGGGGCCGCCTTCATCATGGCCGGCAATCAGGGGCACCGGCACGACTGGATCAGCACCTTCCCGTTCCACTACATGCCGGAAGTGGCAGCTTTTGCCGGCGCCGCCGATGGTTACGCCCCAGCGGGCGACACCGTCATCGGCAACGATGTGTGGATCGGTTCGGAGGCGATCATCATGCCTGGCGTGACGGTCGGGCATGGCGCGCTGATCGGCACCCGGGCGCTGGTGACGCGGGACGTCGAGCCTTACACGATCGTCGGCGGCAATCCGGCCAAGCCCATTCGCAGGCGCTTCGCCGACGCCGAGATCGCCATGCTGCTCGAAATGAACTGGTGGGACTGGACCGACGAGCATCTGGCCGGCGCGATGCCGCTGTTCACCTCGAACCGTATCGCGGACCTTCATGCATATTGGCAGTCCACAGTACTGACAAGCTGA